In Ahaetulla prasina isolate Xishuangbanna chromosome 5, ASM2864084v1, whole genome shotgun sequence, the following are encoded in one genomic region:
- the JAM2 gene encoding junctional adhesion molecule B isoform X2 yields the protein MASCRRLPCWLLFSLLGSLGYYKTYGITVYSDNERVTAREFEGVYLSCKHNIKKEIGARVEWKMIKGSTVSFVYLNGVFVGNFKGRAEILHSSIHLKNVTRKDSAKYRCEISAPTEQGQGTGEVEISLLVLVPPSAPVCEVPNSALSGTVVELRCKENEGVPASKYRWYRNGAILPENTFFWSFRKEKNSYTLNTTTGTLLFNPVSKNDTGEYYCEAYNRVGRPKRCPVKRMQVDDLNVSAIIASVVIVALVMASCGLGVYYAQKKGYFSKRDSSMNNSSKYRVTESEKDFKHTKSFII from the exons ATGGCGAGCTGCCGGCGCCTCCCCTGCTGGCTTCTCTTCTCCCTCTTGGGGTCCCTTGGCT actATAAAACATATGGAATCACCGTGTACTCAGACAATGAACGTGTCACAGCAAGAGAATTTGAAG GGGTGTATCTGAGTTGTAAGCACAATATAAAGAAGGAAATTGGTGCAAGGGTTGAATGGAAAATGATTAAAGGCTCCACTGTCTCATTTGTCTACTTGAATGGTGTCTTTGTAG GTAATTTTAAAGGTCGAGCTGAAATATTGCACTCAAGCATTCATCTTAAAAATGTGACTagaaaggattctgcaaaatatcGCTGTGAAATTAGTGCACCCACCGAACAAGGACAAGGAACAGGGGAAGTTGAAATTTCTCTCTTAGTCTTGG TGCCACCGTCTGCTCCTGTTTGTGAAGTGCCTAACTCAGCCCTAAGTGGAACAGTAGTAGAATTGCGATGCAAAGAAAATGAAGGGGTGCCAGCTTCAAAATACAGATGGTATCGGAATGGTGCTATTCTGCCTGAGAACACATTTttttggagcttcagaaaagaaaaaaattcttatacTTTGAATACTACAACAGGAACCTTG CTGTTCAATCCTGTTTCAAAGAATGACACTGGGGAATACTACTGTGAAGCTTATAATCGAGTTGGGCGGCCTAAAAGATGTCCTGTGAAGAGGATGCAAGTGG ATGACCTTAATGTAAGTGCTATCATAGCTTCAGTGGTCATTGTAGCCTTAGtaatggcttcctgtggtcttgggGTATATTATGCACAGAAGAAGGGTTATTTTTCAA aAAGAGATTCTTCAAT GAACAATAGTTCCAAGTACAGAGTTACAGAAAGTGAAAAA GATTTCAAGCACACCAAGTCctttattatttaa
- the JAM2 gene encoding junctional adhesion molecule B isoform X5, which translates to MASCRRLPCWLLFSLLGSLGYYKTYGITVYSDNERVTAREFEGVYLSCKHNIKKEIGARVEWKMIKGSTVSFVYLNGVFVGNFKGRAEILHSSIHLKNVTRKDSAKYRCEISAPTEQGQGTGEVEISLLVLVPPSAPVCEVPNSALSGTVVELRCKENEGVPASKYRWYRNGAILPENTFFWSFRKEKNSYTLNTTTGTLLFNPVSKNDTGEYYCEAYNRVGRPKRCPVKRMQVERDSSMNNSSKYRVTESEKDFKHTKSFII; encoded by the exons ATGGCGAGCTGCCGGCGCCTCCCCTGCTGGCTTCTCTTCTCCCTCTTGGGGTCCCTTGGCT actATAAAACATATGGAATCACCGTGTACTCAGACAATGAACGTGTCACAGCAAGAGAATTTGAAG GGGTGTATCTGAGTTGTAAGCACAATATAAAGAAGGAAATTGGTGCAAGGGTTGAATGGAAAATGATTAAAGGCTCCACTGTCTCATTTGTCTACTTGAATGGTGTCTTTGTAG GTAATTTTAAAGGTCGAGCTGAAATATTGCACTCAAGCATTCATCTTAAAAATGTGACTagaaaggattctgcaaaatatcGCTGTGAAATTAGTGCACCCACCGAACAAGGACAAGGAACAGGGGAAGTTGAAATTTCTCTCTTAGTCTTGG TGCCACCGTCTGCTCCTGTTTGTGAAGTGCCTAACTCAGCCCTAAGTGGAACAGTAGTAGAATTGCGATGCAAAGAAAATGAAGGGGTGCCAGCTTCAAAATACAGATGGTATCGGAATGGTGCTATTCTGCCTGAGAACACATTTttttggagcttcagaaaagaaaaaaattcttatacTTTGAATACTACAACAGGAACCTTG CTGTTCAATCCTGTTTCAAAGAATGACACTGGGGAATACTACTGTGAAGCTTATAATCGAGTTGGGCGGCCTAAAAGATGTCCTGTGAAGAGGATGCAAGTGG aAAGAGATTCTTCAAT GAACAATAGTTCCAAGTACAGAGTTACAGAAAGTGAAAAA GATTTCAAGCACACCAAGTCctttattatttaa
- the JAM2 gene encoding junctional adhesion molecule B isoform X1, giving the protein MASCRRLPCWLLFSLLGSLGYYKTYGITVYSDNERVTAREFEGVYLSCKHNIKKEIGARVEWKMIKGSTVSFVYLNGVFVGNFKGRAEILHSSIHLKNVTRKDSAKYRCEISAPTEQGQGTGEVEISLLVLVPPSAPVCEVPNSALSGTVVELRCKENEGVPASKYRWYRNGAILPENTFFWSFRKEKNSYTLNTTTGTLLFNPVSKNDTGEYYCEAYNRVGRPKRCPVKRMQVDDLNVSAIIASVVIVALVMASCGLGVYYAQKKGYFSKRDSSIRNNSSKYRVTESEKDFKHTKSFII; this is encoded by the exons ATGGCGAGCTGCCGGCGCCTCCCCTGCTGGCTTCTCTTCTCCCTCTTGGGGTCCCTTGGCT actATAAAACATATGGAATCACCGTGTACTCAGACAATGAACGTGTCACAGCAAGAGAATTTGAAG GGGTGTATCTGAGTTGTAAGCACAATATAAAGAAGGAAATTGGTGCAAGGGTTGAATGGAAAATGATTAAAGGCTCCACTGTCTCATTTGTCTACTTGAATGGTGTCTTTGTAG GTAATTTTAAAGGTCGAGCTGAAATATTGCACTCAAGCATTCATCTTAAAAATGTGACTagaaaggattctgcaaaatatcGCTGTGAAATTAGTGCACCCACCGAACAAGGACAAGGAACAGGGGAAGTTGAAATTTCTCTCTTAGTCTTGG TGCCACCGTCTGCTCCTGTTTGTGAAGTGCCTAACTCAGCCCTAAGTGGAACAGTAGTAGAATTGCGATGCAAAGAAAATGAAGGGGTGCCAGCTTCAAAATACAGATGGTATCGGAATGGTGCTATTCTGCCTGAGAACACATTTttttggagcttcagaaaagaaaaaaattcttatacTTTGAATACTACAACAGGAACCTTG CTGTTCAATCCTGTTTCAAAGAATGACACTGGGGAATACTACTGTGAAGCTTATAATCGAGTTGGGCGGCCTAAAAGATGTCCTGTGAAGAGGATGCAAGTGG ATGACCTTAATGTAAGTGCTATCATAGCTTCAGTGGTCATTGTAGCCTTAGtaatggcttcctgtggtcttgggGTATATTATGCACAGAAGAAGGGTTATTTTTCAA aAAGAGATTCTTCAAT CAGGAACAATAGTTCCAAGTACAGAGTTACAGAAAGTGAAAAA GATTTCAAGCACACCAAGTCctttattatttaa
- the JAM2 gene encoding junctional adhesion molecule B isoform X4 codes for MASCRRLPCWLLFSLLGSLGYYKTYGITVYSDNERVTAREFEGVYLSCKHNIKKEIGARVEWKMIKGSTVSFVYLNGVFVGNFKGRAEILHSSIHLKNVTRKDSAKYRCEISAPTEQGQGTGEVEISLLVLVPPSAPVCEVPNSALSGTVVELRCKENEGVPASKYRWYRNGAILPENTFFWSFRKEKNSYTLNTTTGTLLFNPVSKNDTGEYYCEAYNRVGRPKRCPVKRMQVERDSSIRNNSSKYRVTESEKDFKHTKSFII; via the exons ATGGCGAGCTGCCGGCGCCTCCCCTGCTGGCTTCTCTTCTCCCTCTTGGGGTCCCTTGGCT actATAAAACATATGGAATCACCGTGTACTCAGACAATGAACGTGTCACAGCAAGAGAATTTGAAG GGGTGTATCTGAGTTGTAAGCACAATATAAAGAAGGAAATTGGTGCAAGGGTTGAATGGAAAATGATTAAAGGCTCCACTGTCTCATTTGTCTACTTGAATGGTGTCTTTGTAG GTAATTTTAAAGGTCGAGCTGAAATATTGCACTCAAGCATTCATCTTAAAAATGTGACTagaaaggattctgcaaaatatcGCTGTGAAATTAGTGCACCCACCGAACAAGGACAAGGAACAGGGGAAGTTGAAATTTCTCTCTTAGTCTTGG TGCCACCGTCTGCTCCTGTTTGTGAAGTGCCTAACTCAGCCCTAAGTGGAACAGTAGTAGAATTGCGATGCAAAGAAAATGAAGGGGTGCCAGCTTCAAAATACAGATGGTATCGGAATGGTGCTATTCTGCCTGAGAACACATTTttttggagcttcagaaaagaaaaaaattcttatacTTTGAATACTACAACAGGAACCTTG CTGTTCAATCCTGTTTCAAAGAATGACACTGGGGAATACTACTGTGAAGCTTATAATCGAGTTGGGCGGCCTAAAAGATGTCCTGTGAAGAGGATGCAAGTGG aAAGAGATTCTTCAAT CAGGAACAATAGTTCCAAGTACAGAGTTACAGAAAGTGAAAAA GATTTCAAGCACACCAAGTCctttattatttaa
- the JAM2 gene encoding junctional adhesion molecule B isoform X3: protein MLTDYDYKTYGITVYSDNERVTAREFEGVYLSCKHNIKKEIGARVEWKMIKGSTVSFVYLNGVFVGNFKGRAEILHSSIHLKNVTRKDSAKYRCEISAPTEQGQGTGEVEISLLVLVPPSAPVCEVPNSALSGTVVELRCKENEGVPASKYRWYRNGAILPENTFFWSFRKEKNSYTLNTTTGTLLFNPVSKNDTGEYYCEAYNRVGRPKRCPVKRMQVDDLNVSAIIASVVIVALVMASCGLGVYYAQKKGYFSKRDSSIRNNSSKYRVTESEKDFKHTKSFII, encoded by the exons ATGTTAACCGATTACG actATAAAACATATGGAATCACCGTGTACTCAGACAATGAACGTGTCACAGCAAGAGAATTTGAAG GGGTGTATCTGAGTTGTAAGCACAATATAAAGAAGGAAATTGGTGCAAGGGTTGAATGGAAAATGATTAAAGGCTCCACTGTCTCATTTGTCTACTTGAATGGTGTCTTTGTAG GTAATTTTAAAGGTCGAGCTGAAATATTGCACTCAAGCATTCATCTTAAAAATGTGACTagaaaggattctgcaaaatatcGCTGTGAAATTAGTGCACCCACCGAACAAGGACAAGGAACAGGGGAAGTTGAAATTTCTCTCTTAGTCTTGG TGCCACCGTCTGCTCCTGTTTGTGAAGTGCCTAACTCAGCCCTAAGTGGAACAGTAGTAGAATTGCGATGCAAAGAAAATGAAGGGGTGCCAGCTTCAAAATACAGATGGTATCGGAATGGTGCTATTCTGCCTGAGAACACATTTttttggagcttcagaaaagaaaaaaattcttatacTTTGAATACTACAACAGGAACCTTG CTGTTCAATCCTGTTTCAAAGAATGACACTGGGGAATACTACTGTGAAGCTTATAATCGAGTTGGGCGGCCTAAAAGATGTCCTGTGAAGAGGATGCAAGTGG ATGACCTTAATGTAAGTGCTATCATAGCTTCAGTGGTCATTGTAGCCTTAGtaatggcttcctgtggtcttgggGTATATTATGCACAGAAGAAGGGTTATTTTTCAA aAAGAGATTCTTCAAT CAGGAACAATAGTTCCAAGTACAGAGTTACAGAAAGTGAAAAA GATTTCAAGCACACCAAGTCctttattatttaa